In the Juglans microcarpa x Juglans regia isolate MS1-56 chromosome 6D, Jm3101_v1.0, whole genome shotgun sequence genome, one interval contains:
- the LOC121235841 gene encoding calcium-binding protein KRP1-like: protein MASQNPESQFQDFLPTMAHKLGGDGLIGELCNGFDLLVDGDKGVITFDSLKRNSALLGLQDLRDEDLLSMLKEGDFDGDGALNQMEFCVLMFRLSPELMEESYFCLNEALEHEFQH from the coding sequence ATGGCATCCCAAAACCCAGAAAGCCAGTTCCAAGATTTCTTACCGACCATGGCCCACAAGCTCGGTGGGGACGGCCTGATAGGTGAGCTGTGCAACGGCTTCGATCTGTTGGTGGACGGCGACAAAGGGGTCATCACCTTCGATAGCCTCAAGAGGAACTCCGCTCTGCTGGGTCTGCAAGACTTGAGAGATGAAGATCTGCTTTCCATGTTAAAGGAAGGCGATTTCGACGGTGATGGTGCCCTTAATCAGATGGAGTTTTGCGTTTTGATGTTCAGATTGAGCCCTGAGCTCATGGAAGAGTCCTACTTTTGTTTAAACGAAGCTTTAGAACATGAATTCCAACATTGA
- the LOC121235840 gene encoding LOW QUALITY PROTEIN: G-type lectin S-receptor-like serine/threonine-protein kinase At4g27290 (The sequence of the model RefSeq protein was modified relative to this genomic sequence to represent the inferred CDS: inserted 1 base in 1 codon): MGNLSSMLVIPNLIFLFFFKASFGVESITQTQSLNDGKTLVSSEGSFELGFFSPGSSKNRYLGIWYKSIPVKTVVWVANRSSPINDSSGSLMINSTGSPLLLGQNKMVVWSTNSSRQAQNPLLQLLDSGNLVLRDEKNANSEDYLWQSFDYPTDTLLAGMKLGWDLRRGLNRRLTAWKNRDDPSPGDFTFELELYGYPESYIWKGSAKYYRTGPWNGIGTSGAPSFKPNPVYEYKFVSNEDEVYYTFNLKNKAMKTMAVLNQSNYAPFQRCVWLEAEKTWETYSSSPKDHCDSYNLCGVNGNCLMTESPXCQCLKGFKPKSLKNWELMDWDQGCVRNTPLSCQDKYKDGFVQYVGLKVPDTTHSWVNTSMNLNECRVKCLNNCSCMAYTNSDIRGKGSGCAIWFGDLLDIRQFPTSGQTLYVRMQASELEMEDGRKKRMAAIVVASVAVVSGMLLVSYYICRRKSLREKSVLIGQNREVQEEDMELPVLDLSTISRATDGFSVTNKLGEGGFGPVYRGVLADGQEVAVKRLSRISGQGPDEFRNEVKLIAKLQHRNLVKLLGCCIEGEEKMLVYEYMPNKSLDYFLFDQTRGRILDWSKRFQIICGIARGLLYLHQDSRLRIIHRDLKASNVLLDSELKPKISDFGMAKTFGGDQTEGNTNRVVGTYGYMAPEYAFDGLFSTKSDVFSFGILLLEIVSGKKSRGLYNQDHSLNLIGYAWKLWNEGRPLDLLDACMGDSVSASDVLRCMHVSLLCVQQRPEDRPGMSSVVLMLGSEITLPQPKEPGFLMEKYSRETFSSSSYKHESSSTNEISISILEAR; this comes from the exons ATGGGTAATCTTTCTTCTATGCTCGTTATTccaaatttaatctttttattcttctttaaggcctcgtttggtgtAGAGAGCATTACTCAAACCCAATCTTTAAATGATGGCAAGACCTTGGTGTCCAGTGAAGGAAGCTTTGAACTGGGTTTCTTCAGTCCTGGAAGTTCCAAGAATCGTTACTTGGGAATTTGGTATAAGAGTATCCCAGTTAAAACCGTTGTTTGGGTTGCAAACCGAAGCAGCCCAATCAACGACTCTTCTGGCAGTTTGATGATAAACAGCACAGGCAGCCCTCTCCTGCTCGGTCAGAATAAGATGGTTGTTTGGTCCACAAACTCTTCGAGACAAGCTCAAAATCCGTTGTTGCAACTGTTAGATTCCGGAAATCTTGTCCTAAGAGACGAGAAAAATGCCAATTCAGAAGACTATCTGTGGCAAAGCTTTGACTATCCAACTGATACACTGTTAGCAGGGATGAAGCTCGGATGGGACTTAAGGCGAGGTCTTAACCGGCGACTAACAGCATGGAAGAATCGAGATGATCCGTCTCCTGGAGACTTCACTTTTGAGTTAGAACTTTACGGCTACCCAGAATCATATATTTGGAAAGGCTCAGCAAAATACTATCGCACGGGCCCTTGGAATGGCATCGGAACCAGTGGAGCACCTTCATTCAAGCCAAATCCAGTTTACGAATACAAATTTGTCTCTAATGAAGATGAGGTCTACTACACGTTCAACCTCAAAAACAAGGCTATGAAGACAATGGCAGTTCTGAACCAAAGCAACTATGCTCCCTTTCAACGCTGCGTATGGTTAGAAGCAGAAAAGACTTGGGAGACCTACTCATCATCTCCTAAAGACCACTGTGACAGTTATAACCTCTGTGGTGTCAATGGAAATTGTTTGATGACAGAGTCTC CCTGTCAATGTTTAAAAGGATTCAAACCTAAGTCGCTAAAGAACTGGGAATTAATGGACTGGGATCAAGGATGCGTACGCAACACACCTTTGAGCTGTCAGGACAAATATAAGGACGGATTTGTACAATATGTTGGCTTAAAAGTCCCAGATACTACACATTCGTGGGTGAACACAAGTATGAATCTCAACGAGTGCAGGGTAAAATGCTTGAACAACTGTTCTTGTATGGCTTATACAAACTCAGATATCAGAGGAAAAGGCAGTGGCTGCGCCATCTGGTTTGGTGATCTACTAGATATTAGGCAGTTTCCAACTAGTGGGCAAACTCTATATGTTCGAATGCAAGCTTCCGAACTAG AGATGGAAGATGGTCGTAAGAAGAGGATGGCAGCGATAGTTGTGGCATCCGTAGCAGTTGTTTCTGGGATGCTTTTAGTGAGCTACTACATTTGCAGAAGGAAAAGCTTACGAG AGAAAAGTGTACTAATTGGTCAGAACAGGGAAGTCCAAGAGGAAGACATGGAGCTTCCAGTGTTGGACCTATCCACAATTTCTAGAGCCACTGATGGCTTTTCGGTCACCAACAAGCTTGGAGAAGGTGGTTTTGGACCCGTATACAGG GGTGTACTAGCAGATGGACAAGAAGTTGCTGTGAAGAGGCTTTCGAGAATCTCTGGACAAGGACCGGATGAGTTCAGAAATGAAGTGAAACTGATAGCCAAACTTCAGCACCGAAATCTAGTGAAGCTTCTCGGTTGTTGTAttgagggagaagagaaaaTGCTGGTTTATGAATATATGCCAAATAAGAGCCTGGACTACTTCCTTTTTG ATCAAACAAGAGGTAGAATATTGGATTGGTCTAAACGCTTCCAAATCATATGCGGGATTGCTCGTGGGCTTCTCTATCTTCACCAAGATTCCAGATTGAGGATTATACACAGAGACCTCAAGGCAAGTAATGTTTTActtgatagtgagttgaaacCTAAAATTTCAGACTTTGGCATGGCTAAAACTTTTGGAGGGGATCAAACAGAAGGAAACACAAACAGAGTGGTTGGCACTTA TGGCTATATGGCGCCAGAATATGCTTTTGATGGACTATTCTCAACAAAATCAGATGTTTTCAGCTTTGGCATCCTTTTGCTGGAGATAGTCAGCGGAAAGAAAAGTAGAGGGCTGTATAATCAAGACCACAGCCTCAACCTCATAGGATAT GCATGGAAACTGTGGAATGAAGGCAGGCCCCTGGACCTGCTGGATGCTTGCATGGGGGACTCAGTCTCGGCGTCAGATGTGTTGCGCTGCATGCATGTTAGTCTCTTATGCGTGCAGCAGCGTCCGGAGGATAGGCCGGGCATGTCATCTGTTGTTCTAATGTTGGGGAGTGAGATTACATTGCCACAGCCCAAAGAACCTGGTTTCTTGATGGAAAAGTATTCGCGCGAGACATTTTCTTCCTCAAGTTACAAGCATGAATCATCTTCAACCAACGAAATAAGCATTTCAATATTGGAGGCTCGATAA
- the LOC121235839 gene encoding G-type lectin S-receptor-like serine/threonine-protein kinase At4g27290, with the protein MDVYSCMFLGANFLLFLSGVSSAADIITQSQSIIEGNTLISREGGFELGFFSLGSSTNRYLGIWYRNIPVKTVVWVANRRNPIEDFSGVLMINSTGNLVLLSQNTSVVWLANSTKEASSPILQLLDNGNLVLRDREEGNSENYLWQSFDHPSDTLLPGMKFGWDFKTGLDRRLSAWKNWDDPSPGDFTWGLELTNNPEAVMWKGSEKYFRSGPWNGLRYSGAPELRDNPVFEFNFVNNENEVYYEYHLINKSIISRIVMNQTNYSRIRYIWIDATSTWSLYSSVPRDNCDDYNLCGAYGNCIIGESPVCQCLQGFQSKSQETWNPKDWSQGCVRITQLSCQDKDKHGFIKFVGLKLPETTNSWVNESMNLEECRTKCLNNCSCMAYTNSDIRGGGSGCALWCDDLIDIRQVSLGGQNLYVRMPASELEAKDEHKTKVIVISVLVPAIVSAMLFMACFLCKWRTKFREIVERNLIINQHVEGRYEDLELPLFNMVTITKATNNFSSNNKLGEGGFGAVYKGTLVDGQEIAVKRLSESSGQGLNEFKTEVILIAKLQHRNLVRLLGCCIQGEEKMLIYEHMTNKSLDTFIFDQARGKVLDWSKRFHIICGVARGLLYLHEDSRLRIIHRDLKASNVLLDGEMNPKISDFGIARTFRGDQTQGKTNRVIGTYGYMAPEYAIDGFFSVKSDVFSFGILLMEIVSGKKNRAYYLPGQSLNLIGHAWNLWREGRPLELVDTCLRDSCSLSDQMLRCIQISLVCVQQHPEDRPSMSSVVMMLSGESLLPEPKEPGFLARKNPTDADSSSSKHQSSTNEITLTLLEAR; encoded by the exons ATGGACGTTTATTCTTGTATGTTTTTGGGTGCcaactttcttcttttcctctccgGAGTCTCCAGTGCAGCTGATATCATTACTCAATCCCAGTCCATCATTGAGGGCAATACCTTGATTTCCAGAGAAGGCGGCTTTGAACTGGGTTTCTTTAGCCTTGGTAGTTCCACCAACCGTTACTTGGGAATTTGGTACAGGAATATCCCAGTTAAAACTGTTGTTTGGGTAGCAAATAGACGCAATCCAATCGAAGACTTTTCTGGTGTGTTGATGATAAACAGCACCGGCAACCTTGTTCTTCTCAGCCAGAATACTAGTGTTGTTTGGTTGGCAAATTCAACAAAAGAGGCTTCGAGTCCAATATTGCAGCTTTTAGATAATGGAAATTTAGTACTGAGAGATAGGGAAGAAGGAAATTCAGAGAATTATCTGTGGCAAAGCTTTGATCATCCTTCAGATACACTGTTACCAGGGATGAAGTTTGGGTGGGACTTCAAGACTGGTCTTGACCGGCGTTTATCCGCTTGGAAGAATTGGGATGACCCATCTCCTGGAGACTTTACCTGGGGATTAGAACTTACTAATAACCCTGAAGCAGTCATGTGGAAGGGCTCCGAGAAGTACTTCAGGAGTGGCCCTTGGAATGGCCTTCGTTACAGCGGTGCTCCGGAGTTGAGAGACAACCCGGTTTTCGAGTTCAATTTCGTCAACAATGAGAACGAGGTATACTACGAATACCatcttataaataaatcgaTAATATCAAGAATAGTTATGAACCAAACTAACTATTCCCGTATACGCTATATATGGATCGATGCAACCTCAACTTGGAGCCTGTATTCATCTGTGCCAAGAGACAACTGTGATGACTACAACCTTTGTGGCGCCTATGGAAATTGTATCATTGGTGAGTCACCAGTCTGTCAATGTTTACAAGGATTCCAGTCTAAATCACAAGAAACATGGAACCCAAAGGACTGGTCTCAAGGATGTGTGCGCATTACTCAACTAAGCTGTCAAGATAAAGATAAACATGGGTTTATTAAATTTGTTGGGCTAAAATTGCCAGAGACTACAAATTCCTGGGTGAACGAGAGTATGAATCTTGAGGAATGCAGGACCAAATGCTTGAATAATTGTTCCTGTATGGCTTATACAAATTCAGATATCAGAGGAGGAGGTAGTGGCTGCGCCCTCTGGTGTGATGATCTAATCGATATTAGGCAAGTTTCACTTGGTGGACAGAATCTATATGTTAGAATGCCTGCTTCAGAGTTAG AGGCGAAAGACGAGCATAAGACAAAGGTGATAGTAATATCTGTACTCGTTCCTGCCATTGTTTCTGCAATGCTCTTCATGGCCTGTTTCCTGTGCAAATGGAGGACAAAGTTCAGAG AAATTGTTGAGagaaatttgatcataaatcaGCACGTTGAAGGCCGATATGAAGACCTGGAGCTCCCCCTCTTCAACATGGTGACAATAACTAAAGCCACTAACAACTTTTCAAGCAATAACAAGCTTGGGGAAGGTGGTTTTGGAGCTGTATACAAG GGTACACTGGTAGATGGACAGGAAATTGCCGTGAAGAGGCTTTCAGAGAGTTCTGGACAAGGATTGAATGAGTTCAAAACTGAAGTTATATTGATTGCCAAGCTCCAGCACCGAAATCTTGTTAGGCTTCTTGGTTGTTGCATTCAAGGGGAGGAGAAAATGCTAATCTATGAACACATGACCAACAAAAGCCTGGACACCTTCATTTTCG ATCAAGCAAGAGGTAAAGTCCTAGACTGGTCCAAGCGCTTCCACATAATCTGTGGCGTAGCTCGGGGGCTTCTTTATCTTCATGAAGATTCCAGATTGAGGATTATACATAGAGATCTCAAAGCAAGTAACGTCTTACTTGATGGTGAGATGAACCCAAAAATTTCGGACTTTGGCATAGCTAGAACCTTTAGAGGAGATCAGACCCAAGGAAAGACAAACCGAGTGATTGGAACTTA TGGTTATATGGCACCTGAGTATGCCATTGATGGGTTTTTCTCAGTAAAATCTGATGTCTTTAGCTTTGGAATATTATTGATGGAGATAGTAAGTGGAAAGAAGAACCGCGCGTATTACCTTCCGGGCCAGAGTCTTAATCTTATTGGACAT GCATGGAATCTGTGGAGAGAAGGCAGGCCTTTAGAGCTGGTTGATACTTGCTTAAGAGACTCTTGCAGTTTATCAGATCAGATGCTGCGGTGCATCCAAATCAGTCTCGTATGTGTACAACAGCATCCTGAGGATAGGCCCAGCATGTCGTCTGTGGTTATGATGTTGAGCGGTGAGAGTTTATTGCCTGAACCTAAAGAACCAGGTTTCTTAGCAAGGAAAAATCCCACTGATGCAGATTCTTCATCGAGCAAGCATCAATCTTCGACCAACGAGATAACTCTTACACTGTTAGAGGCTCGATAG
- the LOC121235837 gene encoding G-type lectin S-receptor-like serine/threonine-protein kinase At4g27290, with product MKAFIVLYFLCCRFPISVISAVTDTIGVTESIKDGVTKVSSGGNFELGFFSPGNSKSRYIGIWYKKIPTTTVVWVANRDIPLNDTSGALKLLDQGILVLSNDANITIWSASSSRSATNPVAQLLDTGNLVVRDRNENDPENFLWQSFDHPGDTFLPGMKYGFNLVTGMNRQLTSWKSVDDPSTGDYTNHLDPNGVPQFFLREGPVVKFRTGPWNGLHFSGMPNLKPNPIYTYEFVSNPEETYYSYHLIDTSVVSRMELKPEGNLQRFTWIDRTQSWSLYLTAQVDGCDRYGLCGAYGTCNINNSPYCGCIKGFVPKFPEDWNAADWSHGCVVKTPLSCSDGEGFVKYSGIKLPDTRQSWYNRTMDLNECKKLCLENCTCIACANLDVREGGSGCILWFGELIDIREYSENGQDIYIRMAASELTAYGSSKGKKRVRTIVISVLSFGMALLGLSLMLFVLKKKRKREGCILYNPEQEAGNGRENETLDLPLFDFATIAYATENFSTQNELGHGGFGLVYKGILEAGQEVAVKRLSSESRQGLNEFKNEVSSISKLQHRNLVKLLGCCIQKDERMLVYEYMPNKSLDSFIFDPKRNISLDWPQRFHIINGIARGLLYLHQDSRLRIIHRDLKASNVLLDNGMNPKISDFGMAKIFGGDQTEAQTSRVVGTFGYMSPEYAIDGLFSVKSDVYSFGVLVLEIVSGKRNRGFSHPDHNLNLLGHAWRLYKEERRILELVDKSVKDSCNPTEVLRSIHMGLLCVQQSPEHRPSMSTVVLMLSSEAVLPVPKQPGFLTERYLSDMDSSRSKREISSSNGLSITSVEAR from the exons ATGAAAGCCTTCATCGTACTTTACTTCTTGTGCTGCAGATTTCCCATCTCTGTAATCTCAGCTGTTACAGACACCATTGGTGTAACTGAATCAATTAAAGATGGCGTGACCAAAGTTTCATCAGGTGGGAATTTTGAGCTGGGATTCTTTAGTCCAGGTAATTCCAAGAGCCGGTATATAGGAATATGGTACAAGAAGATACCTACAACAACAGTGGTATGGGTTGCCAACAGAGATATCCCTCTTAACGATACATCAGGAGCTTTGAAACTTTTGGACCAGGGAATTCTTGTCCTTTCAAATGATGCTAATATCACCATTTGGTCTGCAAGTTCATCAAGATCAGCAACCAATCCGGTTGCACAGCTTTTGGATACAGGAAACCTTGTAGTAAGAGatagaaatgaaaatgatcCGGAAAATTTCCTCTGGCAAAGTTTTGATCATCCGGGCGATACGTTTCTGCCGGGGATGAAGTATGGATTTAACTTGGTAACAGGCATGAATCGGCAGCTTACATCATGGAAGAGTGTTGACGACCCTTCAACAGGTGATTATACTAATCATCTTGATCCTAATGGAGTGCCACAGTTTTTTCTAAGGGAGGGTCCAGTTGTTAAATTCCGGACAGGACCATGGAATGGTCTCCATTTCAGCGGGATGCCAAATTTGAAACCGAACCCAATTTATACGTATGAGTTTGTTTCCAATCCGGAGGAGACTTActattcatatcatcttatcgaCACCTCAGTTGTTTCAAGAATGGAGTTAAAACCTGAAGGCAATCTGCAGCGTTTTACTTGGATTGATCGGACCCAGAGTTGGAGCCTCTACTTAACAGCACAAGTAGATGGCTGTGACAGGTACGGATTGTGTGGTGCATACGGTACGTGCAACATCAATAACTCCCCATATTGTGGGTGCATAAAAGGTTTTGTGCCGAAATTTCCTGAAGACTGGAACGCGGCGGATTGGTCACATGGATGTGTGGTAAAGACGCCTTTGAGTTGCAGTGATGGAGAGGGCTTTGTGAAATATTCTGGAATTAAGTTGCCAGACACACGGCAGTCCTGGTATAACAGGACTATGGACCTTAATGAATGCAAGAAGCTTTGCTTAGAAAATTGCACTTGTATAGCTTGTGCGAATCTGGATGTCAGAGAAGGAGGAAGTGGGTGCATACTTTGGTTTGGAGAACTGATTGATATCAGAGAGTACTCTGAAAATGGGCAAGACATCTACATAAGGATGGCTGCCTCTGAATTAA CAGCATATGGAAGCTCTAAAGGAAAGAAACGAGTGAGGACCATAGTTATCTCTGTACTGTCTTTTGGAATGGCTCTCCTCGGCCTAAGCTTGATGTTATTTGTCTTGAAGAAGAAGCGAAAAAGAGAAG GATGTATCTTATACAATCCAGAACAAGAGGCCGGCAATGGAAGGGAGAATGAAACTTTGGACCTACCATTATTTGATTTTGCCACAATAGCTTATGCCACAGAGAACTTTTCAACTCAAAATGAGCTTGGACATGGCGGATTTGGACTTGTCTACAAG GGCATTTTAGAGGCAGGACAAGAAGTAGCTGTTAAGAGGCTGTCATCGGAATCAAGACAAGGACTCAACGAATTCAAGAACGAAGTTTCTAGCATTTCCAAACTTCAACATCGAAACCTTGTGAAGCTTTTAGGATGTTGCATCCAAAAAGACGAAAGGATGCTCGTATATGAATACATGCCCAACAAGAGCTTGGACTCCTTTATATTTG ATCCAAAGAGAAACATATCATTAGATTGGCCTCAGCGTTTCCACATTATCAATGGGATTGCTCGGGGGCTACTTTATCTTCATCAAGACTCCAGACTCAGAATTATCCACAGAGATCTAAAAGCTAGCAATGTGTTACTGGACAATGGCATGAATCCAAAAATCTCAGACTTTGGCATGGCCAAAATATTTGGAGGAGATCAAACGGAAGCACAGACAAGCAGAGTGGTTGGAACATT CGGTTACATGTCTCCAGAGTATGCAATTGACGGGCTATTCTCGGTGAAATCTGATGTATATAGCTTTGGTGTTTTGGTACTAGAGATAGTGAGTGGAAAGAGAAACAGGGGATTCAGCCATCCAGACCACAATTTGAACCTTCTTGGGCAT GCATGGAGACTGTACAAGGAGGAGAGACGGATATTGGAACTGGTTGATAAATCAGTAAAGGATTCGTGTAACCCAACAGAAGTGCTAAGATCAATACATATGGGTCTATTATGTGTGCAGCAAAGTCCAGAACATAGACCAAGCATGTCCACTGTGGTTTTGATGTTGAGTAGTGAGGCTGTACTACCTGTGCCTAAACAGCCTGGTTTTCTCACCGAAAGGTATCTTTCGGACATGGATTCCTCGCGAAGCAAGCGAGAAATATCTTCCAGTAATGGACTCTCTATTACATCTGTAGAGGCtcgataa